The segment GGAACAAACCTCTCAGGTTTAGTACCTGGAAGTTTAGCTACAATATTTAACTATCCTGATGCATTACATGCTGGTATAGTACCTTACTTGAATATTGTAGTAGGTATGAAGGTATTCATAGGTTTAACTACATTAGTAGTTTTATTCTACGGTGTAACTAAATTACAAAAAGATTACATTGATGATGAGGAAATAGATTAGGGGGAGTTTTATGGTTTTAGAATCAGCAGCACCAAATTTATTTGGTATATTATACCTTGGACCAACATTATTTGGTTTAATTATGGGTTTTATAGTGGGAGCTATTATGCATAAAACACCAACTAATGGAATTAAATTGAATACATCTTCTTGGATTGCAATAATAATTGGAGCAATTATCGTTGCATGGTGGTTAGGAACCTTCCCATACTATGCAGGACTTCAATTCGGTCCAGGATTTGTAGCTTCAATAATAGGTGCAATAATCGGAAGAACACTTTTAGGAACTAAAAGTAACGCTTAAGTGGGGTAATAGAGAATGTTTTTATCAAATCCAGGTAAATGTAAAGGCTCAGGTGATTGTGTAGATGCTTGCCCTACTGATGCTATAAGAGTAGAAGACGGTAAAGCAAAAAGTTGTATTACCTGTGGAAAATGTGAACGAGTATGTCCAAATAGAGCCATATTTAAAAATAAATTTGGCGGTTATGTAGTAGACAGAACAAAATGTAATTTATGTGGTATGTGTCAGAAAGTATGTCCTGTTGACATGATCCGTGTGAAAGATGGAAAAATCATGGGATTATGTTCAAACTGTGGCGTATGTGTACCAGCTTGTCAAGAAGGAGCAAGAATGGCACCACCATCAAAACCTGTTCCAATGGAAAAAGAACAAGTAAACAGATTCAGTGTAACCACAGACCATGAAAACTGTATTGAATGTGGAAGATGTGCATACTTCTGTCCAACAAATTCAATCAAATTCTCATACATAGAACCGGGTGCATGTACCAAGTGTGACTTATGTAGAGATGTATGTCCTAGAGACGCAATCGGACCAATTGAAGAAGGCGGACAATATCAAATCGATACAGCAAAATGTGCAGTATGTTACAAATGTTTAATCGAATGTCCAAACGATGCAATTGTA is part of the Methanosphaera sp. BMS genome and harbors:
- a CDS encoding energy-converting hydrogenase B subunit J, whose protein sequence is MVLESAAPNLFGILYLGPTLFGLIMGFIVGAIMHKTPTNGIKLNTSSWIAIIIGAIIVAWWLGTFPYYAGLQFGPGFVASIIGAIIGRTLLGTKSNA